The Engystomops pustulosus unplaced genomic scaffold, aEngPut4.maternal MAT_SCAFFOLD_123, whole genome shotgun sequence genome includes the window gagctgtgcacattgtacatagtgtcctatctgcaggcagcatgttatagagcaggaggagctgaacacattgtacatagtgtcctatctgcaggcagcatgttatagagcaggaggagctgaacacattgtacatagtgtcctatctgcaggcagcatgttatagagcaggaggagcggagcagattgtacatagtgtcctatctgcaggcagcatgttatagagcaggaggagctgtgcacattgtacatagtgtcctatctgcaggcagcatgttatagagcagtaggagctgagcacattgtacatagtgtcctatctgcaggcagcatgttatagagcagtaggagctgagcacattgtacatagtgtcctatctgcaggcagcatgttatagagcaggaggagctgagcagattgtacatagtgtcctatctgcaggcagcatgttatagagcaggaggagcagagcagattgtacatagtgtcctatctgcaggcagcatgttatagagcaggaggagctgagtacattgtacatagtgccctatctgcaggcagcatgttatagagcagaaggagctgagtacattgtacatagtgtcctatctgcaggcagcatgttatagagcagaaggagctgagcacattgtacacagtgtcctatctgcaggaagcatgttatagagcaggaggagctgtgcacattgtacatagtgtcctatctgcaggcagcatgttatagagcagaaggagctgagtacattgtacatagtgtcctatctgcaggcagcatgttatagagcaggaggagctgagcacattgtacacagtgtcctatctgcaggaagcatgttatagagcaggaggagctgagcacattgtacatagtgtcctatctgcaggcagcatgttatagagcaggaggagctgagcacattgtacatagtgttctatctgcaggcagcatgttatagagcaggaggagctgagcacattgtacatagtgtcctatctgcaggcagcatgttatagagcaggaggagctgtgcacattgtacatagtgtcctatctgcaggcagcatgttatagagcaggaggagctgagcacattgtacatagtgtcctatctgcaggcagcatgttatagagcaggaggagctgagcagattgtacatagtgtcctatctgcaggcagcatgttatagagcaggaggagctgagcacattgtacatagtgtcctatctgcaggcagcatgtaatagagcaggaggagctgagcacattgtacatagtgtcctatctgcaggcagcatgttatagagcaggactgCGGCCTTGGGGGTGATGGTGCCTCTTGTGTGTTCCCAGGTGCGGGCTGGAGAGTCGCTCATGAGGCTGGTGTCTGATTTGAAGCAATATCTCATCCTGAACGACTTCCCTTCTGTGAATGAGGCCATTAACCAGCGCAACCAGCAGCTCCGCGCCCTGCAGGACGAGTGTGACAAGAAGCTCATCTCCCTGCGGGACGAGAtcgccatagacctctatgaacTCGAAGAGGAATATTACTCCTCCAGGTACAAATAGGCGCATCTGGAGGTGCCGCGGCATAGGAGGGGTCACACTGCATTTATGTCATTGgataaaaagttcttttttttagattttgtgctgtgattttattttttcggATGTGATGAGCAGCACTGGGTGCGGGGTGTATGCGGGGTCCCCTGTTCTGCTGATCGcagggggtctgtatagatggtgggggaggggagacccCATAGAGAAGCCTAGAAGCTGGCTCGCTGcttgtgtcctcctgtcactcctgCTCTGCTGATGATTCTTAATGCTTTGCTTCTGTCTTGCTTTCTTGCCTTCTTCTTGCTGCCGGGACGCTGCTGCTGCTTTACCTCTTGTGTTGTAAGCTCCAGTGTGTGTGAGCCCGGCCACCTCCCGCTGTGCCAAGCGTACTGGACCGGTCCTGACTCCTCGCCTCAGGATCCCTCCACCACCATGATAACGGCGGTCCCGTCCGAGCACACGTCTGCCCCCGCTGCGGTCCAGGCATCTGCACACGTGAACGGACATGGAGTGAGCGCGCCGGAGCACAGCTGAGCCGGCTCCTAGTCTTATTATTGTATGGTCTCCGCAGCCATAGGTCATACAGCAGATGGCGGAGGATATCGGGGTGCACACTGTCCCCCCACATCTCATTCTACTTGTTAACCTAAAATAAAGTTCTTGCCTGGTTTCTGTTGTTTTTCTGGTGCTGTTGGGGTGCAGAGAGGCCTGTGGGACGCAGGGGGGAGGGTTTAACTCCTTCATGACGCAGCCCAGTGactgtgagacattgtagtttatctcCGTTGTATCATTTTGCTGATCAGTTACATttgttggggggtaaaaattcaattttCAAAGTTACAAATGTTCGACTTTTTAGgcaaattatattttttgtggaAAACTTCTGCCTTTGGtcttgtttttatttgttttttgtttcctttggTTTTAAGGACGTGGGAAGGTTCCAAGTTTCAGGAGCTACTTCtaaattttcaagagatttgaagaAACACCCCCAAAAATCATTTCTAGGGGGTGTCCGCAGtatagcaataccccatatggggcaataatttacaggctgggcacagggcTAAGCATCCATGGAAGTGGGATAAGCCCCAAGGCAGGACCCTGCTCCCGCAATAAATGCAATGAAACTATGGATTATGTTGCATCCTTTGGAGGTTTTGAATTTtgcactaataaaaaaaaaattattgaagtTTCCCACGAGCCGGACACCCAGGTATAGAGcacgcacagcggggagcgccgtgctcagcagggaggatggtgccgcttcctgtactggtacctggtataggggctggggtgcccatgtatggttattataacaaggacctccaggtatagagcccgcacagcggggagcgccgtgctcagcagggaggatggtgacgcttcctgtactggtacctggtataggggcggggggctggggtgcccatgtatggttattataacaaggacctccaggtatagcgcccgcacagcggggagcgccgtgctcagcagggaggatggtgccgcttcctgtactggtacctggtataggggcgggggctggggggcccatgtatggttattataacaaggacccccaggtatagagcccgcacagcggggagcgccgtgctcagcagggaggatggtgacgcttcctgtactggtacctggtataggggcgggggtgcccatgtatggttattataacaaggacccccaggtatagagcccgcacagcggggagcgccgtgctcagcagggaggatggtgccgcttcctgtactggtacctggtataggggctggggtgcccatgtatggttattataacaaggacctccaggtatagagcccgcacagcggggagcgccgtgctcagcagggaggatggtgacgcttcctgtactggtacctggtataggggcggggggctggggtgcccatgtatggttattataacaaggacctccaggtatagcgcccgcacagcggggagcgccgtgctcagcagggaggatggtgccgcttcctgtactggtacctggtataggggcgggggctggggggcccatgtatggttattataacaaggacccccaggtatagagcccgcacagcggggagcgccgtgctcagcagggaggatggtgacgcttcctgtactggtacctggtataggggcgggggtgcccatgtatggttattataacaaggacccccaggtatagagcccgcacagcggggagcgccgtgctcagcagggaggatggtgacgcttcctgtactggtacctggtataggggcgggggtgcccatgtatggttattataacaaggacccccaggtatagagcccgcacagcggggagcgccgtgctcagcagggaggatggtgacgcttcctgtactggtacctggtataggggcggggtgcccatgtatggttattataacaaggacctccaggtatagcgcccgcacagcggggagcgccgtgctcagcagggaggatggtgccgcttcctgtactggtacctggtataggggcgggggctggggggcccatgtatggttattataacaaggacccccaggtatagagcccgcacagcggggagcgccgtgctcagcagggaggatggtgacgcttcctgtactggtacctggtataggggctggggtgcccatgtatggttattataacaaggacctccaggtatagagcccgcacagcggggagcgccgtgctcagcagggaggatggtgacgcttcctgtactggtacctggtataggggcggggggctggggtgcccatgtatggttattataacaaggacctccaggtatagcgcccgcacagcggggagcgccgtgctcagcagggaggatggtgccgcttcctgtactggtacctggtataggggctggggtgcccatgtatggttattataacaaggacctccaggtatagcgcccgcacagcggggagcgccgtgctcagcagggaggatggtgccgcttcctgtactggtacctggtataggggctggggtgcccatgtatggttattataacaaggacctccaggtatagagcccgcacagcggggagcgccgtgctcagcagggaggatggtgacgcttcctgtactggtacctggtataggggcgggggctggggtgcccatgtatggttattataacaaggacccccaggtatagagcccgcacagcggggagcgccgtgctcagcagggaggatggtgccgcttcctgtactggtacctggtataggggctggggtgcccatgtatggttattataacaaggacctccaggtatagagcccgcacagcggggagcgccgtgctcagcagggaggatggtgacgcttcctgtactggtacctggtataggggcggggggctggggtgcccatgtatggttattataacaaggacctccaggtatagcgcccgcacagcggggagcgccgtgctcagcagggaggatggtgccgcttcctgtactggtacctggtataggggcgggggctggggggcccatgtatggttattataacaaggacctccaggtatagcgcccgcacagcggggagcgccgtgctcagcagggaggatggtgccgcttcctgtactggtacctggtataggggcgggggtgcccatgtatggttattataacaaggacctccaggtatagagcccgcacagcggggagcgccgtgctcagcagggaggatggtgctgcttcctgtactggtacctggtataggggctggggtgcccatgtatggttattataacaaggacctccaggtatagagcccgcacagcggggagcgccgtgctcagcagggaggatggtgacgcttcctgtactggtacctggtataggggctggggtgcccatgtatggttattataacaaggacccccaggtatagagcccgcacagcggggagcgccgtgctcagcagggaggatggtgacgcttcctgtactggtacctggtataggggcgggggctggggggcccatgtatggttattataacaaggacctccaggtatagagcccgcacagcggggagcgccgtgctcagcagggaggatggtgacgcttcctgtactggtacctggtataggggctggggtgcccatgtatggttattataacaaggacctccaggtatagcgcccgcacagcggggagcgccgtgctcagcagggaggatggtgccgcttcctgtactggtacctggtataggggctggggtgcccatgtatggttattataacaaggacctccaggtatagcgcccgcacagcggggagcgccgtgctcagcagggaggatggtgacgcttcctgtactggtacctggtataggggcggggggctggggtgcccatgtatggttattataacaaggacctccaggtatagcgcccgcacagcggggagcgccgtgctcagcagggaggatggtgccgcttcctgtactggtacctggtataggggcgggggtgcccatgtatggttattataacaaggacccccaggtatagcgcccgcacagtggggagcgccgtgctcagcagggaggatggtgacgcttcctgtactggtacctggtataggggctggggtgcccatgtatggttattgtaacaaggacctccaggtatagcgcccgcacagcggggagcgccgtgctcagcagggaggatggtgacgcttcctgtactggtacctggtataggggcgggggctggggggcccatgtatggttattataacaaggacccccaggtatagagcccgcacagcggggagcgccgtgctcagcagggaggatggtgccgcttcctgtactggtacctggtataggggcgggggctggggtgcccatgtatggttattataacaaggacctccaggtatagagcccgcacagcggggagcgccgtgctcagcagggaggatggtgacgcttcctgtactggtacctggtataggggctggggtgcccatgtatggttattataacaaggacctccaggtatagagcccgcacagcggggagcgccgtgctcagcagggaggatggtgacgcttcctgtactggtacctggtataggggcgggggctggggtgcccatgtatggttattataacaaggacccccaggtatagagcccgcacagcggggagcgccgtgctcagcagggaggatggtgacgcttcctgtactggtacctggtataggggcgggggctggggtgcccatgtatggttattataacaaggacctccaggtatagagcccgcacagcggggagcgccgtgctcagcagggaggatggtgacgcttcctgtactggtacctggtataggggctggggtgcccatgtatagttattataacaaggacctccaggtatagagcccgcacagcggagagcgccgtgctcagcagggacgatggtgacgcttcctgtactggtacctggtataggggctggggtgcccatgtatggttattataacaaggacctccaggtatagagcccgcacagcggggagcgccgtgctcagcagggaggatggtgccgcttcctgtactggtacctggtataggggcgggggctggggtgcccatgtatggttattataacaaggacctccaggtatagagcccgcacagcggggagcgccgtgctcagcagggaggatggtgacgcttcctgtactggtacctggtataggggcgggggtgcccatgtatggttattataacaaggacccccaggtatagagcccgcacagcggggagtgccgtgctcagcagggaggatggtgacgcttcctgtactggtacctggtataggggcgggggctggggtgcccatgtatggttattataacaaggacctccaggtatagcgcccgcacagcggggagcgccgtgctcagcagggaggatggtgacgcttcctgtactggtacctggtataggggcgggggctggggggcccatgtatggttattataacaaggacctccaggtatagagcccgcacagcggggagcgccgtgctcagcagggaggatggtgacgcttcctgtactggtacctggtataggggctggggtgcccatgtatggttattataacaaggacctccaggtatagcgcccgcacagcggggagcgccgtgctcagcagggaggatggtgccgcttcctgtactggtacctggtataggggcgggggtgcccatgtatggttattataacaaggacctccaggtatagagcccgcacagcggggagcgccgtgctcagcagggaggatggtgacgcttcctgtactggtacctggtataggggcgggggctggggtgcccatgtatggttattataacaaggacctccaggtatagagcccgcacagcggggagcgccgtgctcagcagggaggatggtgacgcttcctgtactggtacctggtataggggctggggtgcccatgtatagttattataacaaggacctccaggtatagagcccgcacagcggagagcgccgtgctcagcagggacgatggtgacgcttcctgtactggtacctggtataggggctggggtgcccatgtatggttattataacaaggacctccaggtatagagcccgcacagcggggagcgccgtgctcagcagggaggatggtgccgcttcctgtactggtacctggtataggggcgggggctggggtgcccatgtatggttattataacaaggacctccaggtatagagcccgcacagcggggagcgccgtgctcagcagggaggatggtgacgcttcctgtactggtacctggtataggggcgggggtgcccatgtatggttattataacaaggacccccaggtatagagcccgcacagcggggagtgccgtgctcagcagggaggatggtgacgcttcctgtactggtacctggtataggggcgggggctggggtgcccatgtatggttattataacaaggacctccaggtatagcgcccgcacagcggggagcgccgtgctcagcagggaggatggtgacgcttcctgtactggtacctggtataggggcgggggctggggggcccatgtatggtt containing:
- the MED22 gene encoding mediator of RNA polymerase II transcription subunit 22 isoform X2; translated protein: MAQQRVLPQSKETLLQSYNKRLKDDIKSIMDNFTEIVKTSRIEEEHQVSRSTQGEQDNYEMHVRAANIVRAGESLMRLVSDLKQYLILNDFPSVNEAINQRNQQLRALQDECDKKLISLRDEIAIDLYELEEEYYSSRYK
- the MED22 gene encoding mediator of RNA polymerase II transcription subunit 22 isoform X1; the protein is MAQQRVLPQSKETLLQSYNKRLKDDIKSIMDNFTEIVKTSRIEEEHQVSRSTQGEQDNYEMHVRAANIVRAGESLMRLVSDLKQYLILNDFPSVNEAINQRNQQLRALQDECDKKLISLRDEIAIDLYELEEEYYSSSSSVCEPGHLPLCQAYWTGPDSSPQDPSTTMITAVPSEHTSAPAAVQASAHVNGHGVSAPEHS